The stretch of DNA GACAAACGCGCACGCGTACAGCAGCGCATCAACGAACTGAAAGGCTAAACACACAACAAGACGCACTAGAATTTTGCTAGTGCGTCTTTTTTTATTTAAGGAGAGATAAAAATGCTGCCATTCCAGAAGCTCGAAACCAAACGGATAATATTGGATGAAGTAAAAATGAACGATGCCCCATACGTATTTGCAGCCCTGTCCGACCCCAATGTAACGCAGTACTACGGCATGGAGCCGCTGCAGTCAATCGAAGAAGCAGAGCGAGTCATCTCCTCCTTCCGCTGCGGCCTGCAGGAAGGCCGCGTCATCCGCTGGGGCATGTTCTGCAAGGAAGAAGGACGCTTCCTGGGAACCATCGGCCTGCACCAAGTGAACCGCAGCAACCGGCGAGCCGAAATCGGTTATGAGCTGCATCCGGATCATTGGAAAAAAGGTTTTGCGAGTGAAGCGATGGAGGCTGTACTGGGCTACTGCTTCCATGAATTGGATCTGCTCCGCATCGGGGCGATGGTTTATCCGGAGAATGAAGCCTCTGCCGCACTCCTGGAGAAACACGGCTTCATGAAGGAAGGCTTATTGCACAGTTATTATTATCATGGGGGGAAAGCCCATGATGCAAATGTGTATGCGCTGCTGCGTGAGGGATGGAGGTAAGCAGGAATATAGGAATGGACCCTCTGAGAATTTTTGTAGGCACTCCATCATGCTGAAAAGAATCTTTTAATTGCAGGATTTGTATTGGCTTTGCAGCAAGTGAATGAGCTGCTAATGGCAGCTTCAGGAGATAATTGATTCACGCTCACACCTCCACCTGGAGCATCGAATAGACAAAGAGCATATTCGGAATCCAGGGGATTAAAGGTGTGAAGCGGGAAGAAATAAAAATCCAGATTCTTTACTTGCCTTTGCTTAGATTACTGCTTTATCATCCTTTTAGTCCAGATATATCATGCAGTCTTTTTACTTCGCGTGATGCAAGATACGGCTCGCTTGATTCCCTGTACTTCCGGTAGTGCTCGGTTTCAAGATGTG from Terribacillus sp. FSL K6-0262 encodes:
- a CDS encoding GNAT family protein, translated to MLPFQKLETKRIILDEVKMNDAPYVFAALSDPNVTQYYGMEPLQSIEEAERVISSFRCGLQEGRVIRWGMFCKEEGRFLGTIGLHQVNRSNRRAEIGYELHPDHWKKGFASEAMEAVLGYCFHELDLLRIGAMVYPENEASAALLEKHGFMKEGLLHSYYYHGGKAHDANVYALLREGWR